A portion of the Macaca thibetana thibetana isolate TM-01 chromosome 9, ASM2454274v1, whole genome shotgun sequence genome contains these proteins:
- the SKIDA1 gene encoding SKI/DACH domain-containing protein 1: MGDLKSGFEEVDGVRLGYLIIKGKQMFALSQVFTDLLKNIPRTTVHKRMDHLKVKKHHCDLEELRKLKAINSIAFHAAKCTLISREDVEALYTSCKTERVLKTKRRRVGRALATKAPPPERAAAASPRPGFWKDKHQLWRGLSGAARPLPISAQSPRPGAAAARPAAHLPQIFSKYPGSHYPEIVRSPCKPPLNYETAPLQGNYVAFPSDPAYFRSLLCSKHPAAAAAAAAAAAAAAAAAAAAAYYQASAAGPQPKAAAGARGPGSLSYRCKRKRGGTKDCLLAPHAGARRLLLLPRSYKAKAAAAAAAAAAAAAAAAGATCLERFHLVNGFCLPPHHHHHHHHHHHHHHHRAQPPQQSHHPPHHHRPQPHLGSFPESCSSDSESSSYSDHAANDSDFGSSLSSSSNSVSSEEEEEEGEEEEEEEEEDEGGSGASDSSEVSSEEEDSSTESDSSSGSSQVSVQSIRFRRTSFCKPPSVQAQANFLYHLASAAAATKPAAFEDAGRLPDLKSSVKAESPEEWNLQSWAPKASPVYCPASLGSCFTEIRNDRVSEITFPHSEISNTVKRTDLTINCLAEGASSPSPKTNNAFPQQRILREARKCLQATPTTHCADNNTIAARFLNNDSSGAEANSEKDSKILHCPEFATDLPSSQTDPEVNAAGAAATKAENPCTDTGDKTLPFLHNIKIKVEDSSANEEYEPHLFTNKLKCECNDTKGEFYSVTESKEEDALLTTAKEGFACPEKDTPSLNPLAQSQGLSCTLGSPKPEDGEYKFGARVRKNYRTLVLGKRPVLQTPPVKPNLKSARSPRPTGKTETHEGTLDDFTVINRRKKVASNVASAVKRPFNFMANFPCPPSLIIGRDGDLWPAYSLNTTKDSQTPHKAHPIWKWQLGGSAIPLPPSHKFRKFNS, encoded by the coding sequence ATGGGAGACCTGAAGTCAGGTTTTGAAGAGGTGGATGGCGTGAGGCTCGGCTACCTCATCATTAAAGGGAAGCAAATGTTTGCCCTCTCCCAAGTCTTCACAGATCTGCTGAAAAACATCCCGAGGACGACCGTGCACAAGCGCATGGATCATCTGAAAGTGAAGAAGCACCACTGCGATCTGGAGGAGTTGCGGAAACTCAAGGCAATCAACAGCATCGCCTTCCACGCAGCCAAATGCACACTCATCTCCCGGGAAGACGTGGAAGCGCTCTACACCTCCTGCAAAACCGAGCGCGTCCTCAAGACCAAGCGCAGGCGGGTCGGCCGGGCCCTGGCCACAAAGGCGCCGCCGCCAGAGCGCGCCGCCGCCGCCAGCCCCCGCCCGGGATTTTGGAAGGACAAGCACCAACTTTGGCGGGGCCTGAGCGGAGCCGCGCGGCCCCTGCCAATCAGCGCGCAGTCCCCGCGCCCGGGCGCCGCCGCCGCGCGCCCCGCCGCCCATCTACCTCAGATTTTTAGCAAATACCCCGGCTCGCACTACCCGGAGATCGTGCGTTCGCCCTGCAAACCCCCTCTAAACTATGAAACTGCCCCGCTCCAGGGAAACTACGTCGCCTTCCCCTCGGACCCGGCTTATTTTCGGAGCCTGCTGTGCAGCAAGCacccggccgccgccgccgccgccgccgccgccgccgccgccgccgccgccgccgccgccgctgccgcctaTTACCAGGCATCCGCGGCCGGGCCCCAGCCCAAGGCAGCGGCGGGCGCCAGAGGCCCGGGAAGCCTGAGCTACCGCTGCAAACGCAAGCGCGGCGGCACCAAGGACTGCTTGCTCGCGCCCCACGCCGGCGCGCGGcgcctgctgctgctgcccaggTCCTACAAAGCCAAGgcggccgcggcggcggcggcggcggcggcagcggctgcGGCTGCCGCCGGGGCCACTTGCCTGGAGAGGTTTCATCTGGTCAACGGTTTCTGCCTGCCTccgcaccaccaccaccaccaccaccatcaccaccaccaccaccaccaccgggCCCAGCCGCCGCAGCAGAGTCACCACCCCCCTCACCACCACCGGCCGCAGCCCCATCTGGGCAGCTTTCCCGAGAGTTGCAGCAGCGACTCCGAGTCCAGCTCCTACTCGGACCACGCGGCCAACGACTCGGATTTTGGCTCCAGTTTGTCCAGTTCCAGCAACTCTGTGTCCtcggaggaagaggaggaggagggagaggaggaggaggaagaggaggaggaggatgagggggGCAGCGGGGCCTCGGATTCCAGTGAAGTCAGCTCGGAGGAGGAGGACTCGTCCACCGAGTCGGACTCCAGCTCCGGCTCCAGCCAAGTGTCAGTGCAGAGCATCCGATTCAGGCGTACCAGCTTCTGCAAGCCTCCCAGCGTGCAGGCGCAGGCCAACTTCTTGTACCATCTGGCCTCTGCCGCCGCTGCAACCAAACCCGCTGCTTTCGAGGATGCCGGCAGACTTCCCGACCTCAAGAGTAGTGTCAAAGCGGAGTCGCCGGAGGAGTGGAATCTGCAGAGCTGGGCCCCCAAAGCGTCTCCGGTGTACTGCCCGGCCAGCCTGGGGAGTTGTTTCACAGAGATAAGGAACGATAGGGTATCTGAGATTACATTCCCACACTCTGAAATTTCCAATACTGTAAAGAGAACTGACCTGACAATTAACTGCCTGGCAGAGGGGGCCTCTTCACCTAGCCCAAAGACAAACAATGCATTTCCACAACAAAGAATACTCCGAGAGGCTAGGAAATGCCTACAAGCAACTCCTACTACACACTGTGCAGATAACAACACAATAGCTGCTAGGTTCTTAAATAATGATTCTTCAGGAGCAGAAGCAAATTCAGAAAAAGATTCCAAAATCCTTCATTGTCCTGAATTTGCTACGGATTTGCCCTCTTCGCAGACTGATCCTGAAGTGAACGCTGCAGGAGCAGCAGCAACTAAAGCCGAGAATCCCTGCACTGACACAGGTGACAAGACATTGCCATTTCTGCACAATATTAAAATCAAAGTAGAAGACAGTAGTGCTAATGAAGAATATGAACCTCACCTTTTTACAAATAAGCTAAAGTGCGAGTGCAATGATACAAAGGGTGAGTTTTACAGTGTGACTGAGAGTAAAGAGGAGGACGCCTTGTTAACCACAGCCAAGGAAGGTTTTGCATGCCCTGAAAAAGATACTCCTTCCTTAAATCCACTGGCTCAAAGTCAGGGCCTTTCATGCACTTTAGGTTCTCCAAAACCTGAGGATGGGGAATATAAATTTGGTGCCAGGGTAAGAAAAAATTACCGGACACTAGTACTGGGAAAGCGACCTGTCCTTCAGACACCTCCAGTCAAACCAAATTTGAAATCAGCTAGAAGCCCTCGTCCTACAGGTAAAACTGAGACACATGAAGGAACACTGGATGATTTTACAGTTATAAACAGACGCAAAAAGGTAGCCAGCAATGTAGCATCAGCAGTGAAAAGGCCATTTAATTTCATGGCAAATTTTCCTTGTCCACCATCACTCATTATTGGGAGAGATGGGGACTTGTGGCCGGCGTATTCCTTAAACACCACTAAGGATTCTCAAACTCCTCACAAGGCCCATCCTATATGGAAATGGCAGCTGGGCGGTTCTGCAATACCTCTTCCACCTAGtcacaaattcaggaaatttaattcataa